The sequence below is a genomic window from Anoplopoma fimbria isolate UVic2021 breed Golden Eagle Sablefish unplaced genomic scaffold, Afim_UVic_2022 Un_contig_9955_pilon_pilon, whole genome shotgun sequence.
agaaaatattgTGACgtcacattttatatattaattaatgcagacatttatttaaatattattttagaacATTTAGTGgaatattagtttatttatatttgattcTGGAAGCTTCATTTCATCTataagatgatgaagatgatgatgaagatggtgatgatgatgatgatgatggtgaagatgatgaagatggtgatgatgatgatgatgatgatgatgatggtgatgatgatggtgaagatgatggtgaagatgatggtgatgatgatgatgatgatggtgatgatggtgaagatgatggtggtgatgatgatgatggtgatgatgatgatgatggtgaagatgatggtgatgatgatgatggtgatgatgatgatgatgatgatgatgatggtgaagatgatgatgatgatgatgatgatgatgatggtgatgatggtgatgatgatgatgatgatgatgatggtggtgaagatgatggtgaagatgatggtgatgatgatggtgatgatggtggtgatgatgatgatgatgatgatgatgatgatggtgatgatgatggtgatgatggtgatgatgatgatgatgatgatgatggtggtgatgatggtgatgatgatggtgatgatgatggtgatgatgatggtggtgatgatgatgatgatgatgatgatgatggtgatgatgatgatgatgatgatgatgatggtggtgatgatgatgatgatgatgatgatgatgatgatgatgatgatgatgatgatgatggtgatgatgatgatggtgaagatgatggtgatgatgatggtgatgatggtgatgatgatggtgatgatgatggtgatgatgatgatgatggtgatgatgatgatgatggtgatgatggtgaagatgatgatgatggtgatgatgatgatgatgatgatggtgatgatgatgatggtgatgatgatgatggtgatgatgatgatgatgaagatggtgatgatgatgatgatgatgatggtgaagatgatgatgatggtgatgatgatgatgatgatgatggtgatgatgatggtgaagatgatggtgaagatgatggtgatgatgatgatgatgatgatggtgatgatggtgaagatgatggtgatgatgatgatggtgaagatgatggtgatgatgatgatgatggtgaagatgatggtgatgatgatgatggtgaagatgatggtgatgatgatggtgatgatggtgaagatgatggtgatgatgatgatgatgatgatggtgatgatgatgatgtgatgatgatgatgatgatggtgaagatgatggtgatgatgatggtgatgatggtggtgatgatgatgatgatggtgatgatggtgatgatgatggtgatgatgatgatgatggtgatgatgatgatgatgatgatgatggtggtgatgatgatgatgatgatgatgatgatgatggtgatgatgatgatgatgatgatgatgatggtgaagatgatggtgatgatgatgatggatgatgatggtgatgatgatgatgatggtgatgatgatggtgatgatgatgatgatgatgatgatgatgatgatgatgatgatggtgatgatggtgaagatgatggtgatgatgatggtgatgatgatgatgatgatgatgatggtgatgatgatgatgatggtgatgatgatgatgatgatggtgatgatgatgatgatggtgatgatgatgatgatgatggtgatgatgatgatggtggtgatgatgatgatggtgatgatgatgatgatgatggtgatgatggatgatgatgatgatgatgatggtggtgatggtgatgatgatgatgatgatggtgatgatgatggtgatgatggtgatgatgatgatgatgatgatggtgatgatgatgatgaagatgtccCTCCTGTGACCAGGCGTCTCTGGGTCAGAGCAGGTCCAGAGGTCTGACAGTTCCTGGTCCAGAGTTCACTTATGGAATCAGCAGCGGCTCGCTGGGAGACGGAGGCGTCGCCGAGGGTAAGCCCCGCCCACTGTGACCAACAAAGACTCAACACACATATAGCATGTAGCATTAGCATGTCATattagcatgtagcatgtaatattagcatgtagcatgtaACATCAATATCTGGCATTAGCATGTAGCATTAGCATGTAATattagcatgtagcatgtaACATCAATATCTGGCAGTGGCGGTTCCTTCATAGGGGCGATTTGTGCGACGCACTACCAAACacggagtttttttttttttgttttttttatctagttgtTAAGGCGGGTGATTAATCTGCTGTATGCAAACTGGTTGTATATGTCATTGTCCAATCAGATTAAGGTCGCGCCTGGTGTTGCCACGCCCATTTGGGGCGATTTCTGTCAAGCCCAAATTTGCACCAGAACTCTCCCATTGACATTCATGGTACGTccgtttttttcaaaaatcatgctcccaatacattttctatgaggGTTTATGTGCTCGCACAAACGACGTGCTTACGTCATCTGGCCGTTGGCCGGCCCGAGGCATAAGCGATACAAGCGGGCGCTTGGGGCCTCCTGACCGCCAGGGGGCCCCtatcggaaaaaaaaaataattaaaaataataataataataatattaaataacttaaacaagtgacctgattgaatgaaataaagaatacatctATACAAGAAAATTCTGATTTTACGATCAATATATCTGCCAGCGTTACTGCTACCTACTGAGCATTTTGAACTGTGGCAAAATATTTTGGACATCCTTCTTTTTGTATCTTGCTGGTCTACCATCGTGCCTTTGTTCAAGCACCTTTTTgactcagtaaaacatttgaacttgacttcccttgtctgcctctctgcaatTGAGTCTCTCCTTTGGTCTTTTGGTAAACTGTCAGCCTGCTTAATTGATATCTGATACCTGAATTTATATGCACTAACAAGTTAGGGAAATGGTCTTGCTACCTAGACAAATATACCTCAGTCCTATGGACTTTTATGGTACTTATGGACATAACGGGGGGAAATTGcaccacctgaaaaaaatgtcaggagcCGCCACTGATATCTGGCATTAGCATGTAGCATTAGCATGTAACATTAGCATCCAGGTCAGCTCACCCTCCTGTCTGTGAGTGGTGGGCCAACATGTATCGGGTTGAGGCCCGGTCCCCTCCCCCCTCAGCTCCTGCAGGGGGCCCCGGACCATCCTGACTCCTCGGCGGGTCATGACCCCGTCTGCAGCCGTTACTCAGGTTGGACCCAGCAGccggctggttctggttctggttctggttctggttctggttctggtttgtTGTGGAGATCCGTCTCCTGATGTCAACGAGGACCAGAATTAATAAGAGACGGTTTCTGTTTGGATTTAATCCAGAAAATAAACGAGTTCATCTGGTTCCATCAGAAGATAAcgacacacacacctcatgagaataagtgtgtgtgtgtgtgtgtgtgtgtgtgtgtgtgtgtgtgtgtgtgtgtgtgtgtgtgtgtgtgtgtgtgtgtgtgtgtgtgtgtgtgtgtgtagcagcgGTCAGCTGTCACAGTTTGTTTGAATGAAGGAAACATGCCTCCAGGCAACCATCACTGCTGTCAGtgtatgtcacacacacacacacacacacacacacacacacacacacagacacacacacagacacacacagacacacacacacacacacacacacacacacacacacacacacagacacacacacacacacacacacacacacacacacacacacacacacacacacacacacacacacacacacacacacacacacacacacacacacacacacacacacacacacacacacacacacacacacacacacacacacacacacacacacacacacacacacacacacacacacaaacacttttttttatattaatacttctgttggtttgttgaatctctgattattattttctgctGCTACGTTATGAAGCAGAACCGCTCTAGTCTGACATGGGTCAGGTTCTGGTCTCATGTGGTTCTAGTCTCAGGTGGTTCTGGTCTCAGGTGGTTCTGGTCTCAGGTGGTTTAGTTCTGGTCTCAGGTGGTTTAGTTCTGGTCTCAGGTGGTTCTGGTCTCAGGTGGTTTAGTTCTGGTCTCAGGTGGTTCTGGTCTCAGGTGGTTCTGGTCTCAGGTGGTTTAGTTCTGGTCTCAGGTGGTTCTGGTCTCAGGTGGTTCTGGTCTCAGGTGGTTTAGTTCTGGTGCTGGTCCAAACTAAACCTGAGTTTTCAGTTTCCAGCTTTCAGTTATTTTGCTCCACAGATCAGAAACTGAAGACTTGCAGCGAGGGCTGCTGGGAGTTGTAGTCTCTGAGCATTGTCCCGGTGTCTCCTCAGTTCTGTCCAATTGGAGGGTTCAGTCCAGACGTGGTGACTCGGCTCCTCATCGACCGCTGGTTCCGGACTTCGTGTCTCTTAACCGGGACGCGGTGAAGTCCGGTCTGGTGACGTCCAAAGAGCTGAGTCAGTACCGGGCTCAGGGGGGCGGGGCCAGGAGACAGAACCCCGCCCCTGAACACCAAGAGGACGTGGCTTCATGGCGCCCGGAGGTGCCTGACATCACGTTTGGAGTCACAACCAGGTCAGACCAGCACCCATTGagctgattattgattattgatcgaTGCAGACTGATGGATGTGTCCTGCAGGCCGTCGTCTCCGCTCTCAGACCTCCTCTCTCATCAGTACGCTCGCCGCTGGAAGGAGGAACAGCTGAGCAGGAATCGAACCGGCAACCACAAACAGCTGCAGAGGGTGAGTCCATGGTCATCATCGTGTAGAGAACGTTGTGATGTCATCACCCTGTGGAGGACGGTGTGATGTCAGAACCAGTCCTCCAGGGACACTTCTCAGACCAGTTAATGTGTCCCCAGTTTAGAAGAAGCTGGTTTTGTCTCAGTGGAGACGTCTCCAGGACGTTAATGTGTCTCTATGTGAGGTCCCCTAAAGTGACTTAAGtagacacgtgtgtgtgtgtgtgtgtgtttgcaggtgaaACCAGGAAGTATTCCTGACACCAGGACCAGtctgctgaggaggagcagagctcTGCCCGTCACCCAGAAACCCTTCACCCTGACCCGCTTCTCTCAGGTAACAACCAGCTGTTCTGTCCAGGTGTTTTCAGTAACGATGCACCTGTTCAGGTATGCACCTGTTCAGGTACtgtgttcactacctgttcaggtactctgttctctacctgtacAGGTACTCTGTATTCTAGctgctggtgaacatagtggagcatttaacagttaaagagacagatatctACCACAGcaacacctcctctctcctctctctcctctctcctcctctcctctctctcctctctcctcctctctcctccctctcctctctctcctctttcctcctctctcctctctcctcctctcctctctctcctctctctctcctctctccctctctctcctcctctctcctctcctcctcctcctccctcctctctcctctctcctctctctctcctctctctctcctctctcctctctctcctctctcctctctccctctctcctcctctcctcctctctcctctctcctctctcctctctctcctctctcctctctcctctcctctctcctctctcctctctctctcctctctcctcctctctcctctctcctcctctctctctctcctcctctctctctctcctccctctctccctctctctctctcctctctcctctcctctctcctcctcctctctcctctctctctcctctcctcctctctctctctcctctctcctctctccctctcctctctctccctctctcctctctctctccctctctcctctctccctctctcctctctccttctctcctcctccctctcctcctcctctctctctcctctcttctcctctcttctcctctcctctctctctcctctctcctctctccctctctctctctctctcctctcctctcctctcctttccgtttccggtgtgtgagtgtgagcggCGGTGGTGGGGGTGCGAGTGGCGCGGAGTTTTGAATTGTTTGCTGTCCCTTTTTCACGGTTTTCCCTGGTTTCTCCGTCTGTTCTATGTGCATGATCAGGTAAGATTTATTAATATCTTTACTGTGTTGGCGAGTGATCAGTGGTTGTGTCGGGAGGTTTTCGGGAGGAATGGCGTCCCCCGAGACGCCACCTCCGTCTATTCGGCAGGGAGTTAGGATAGTCCCGCCGGATAGTAGCGTTACTGTGGAGGAAGTTCTGTTGGCTGTCGGTGAGCAGGTAGGTCATGTTAAATTATCTTTTGCATCGAGAATGAGTAAAGCAGTGGTTGTGTTCCTGAAAGAAGAACCCCTCGTGTATCAGCTGGTAGAGAGTGGCGTGTTTATTAGGGACCTATTCGTGCAGGTCTCCCCGCTGTCGGTTCCCTCCACGCGGATCACCGTGTCCGGTGTTCCGCCGTTTATACCTAACGAGTTGTTAGAGAACGAGCTCCGTAGGTTTGGCAAGTTTGCCGGTGGATTTAAAACGGTGAGTTTGGGATGTAAGGATCCCAAACTGAAGCACGTACAGTCTCTGAGACGGCAGGTGTTTATGTTCCTGGACTCGCCGACACAAACACTCGATGTATCGTTCAGAGTGAAGCACGGTGATGGGTTTTATATGGTGTACGCCAGCTCAGGACAGTTCAAATGTTTTGAGTGTGGAGATGTGGGACATAAACGCTTTGCGTGTCCACATAGACAGCAGGGGGCGGCTCGCTCCGCTGATGCGGCGGACGGCTCCCGTTCGGGTCCGCGGCCGGCGGGTCCGCGGCCGGCGGGTCCGGTGCTGGGTCCACGGCTGGCGGGTCCGGTGCTGGCGCCGCGGTCGCGGATGCGGGTGCGGATCCCGGTGCTGTGAACGTGGCAGCCGGTGCCACTGGTTCGGTGCCACCGGTGCCTCATTTTGAGGAGGTTGACTTGGATAGTGAGGAACAGAGCGAGCCTAAGAAACAGCAGGCTCCTGTGGCTGCGGAGAACCTGAGCAGTTCTCAGTCTGCAGGCACTGAAGCAGCTTCCACAAGTTGTACAGGCAGAGATCCCACTGTGATCACCAATGAAGGAAAGGGTATGTTAAGTAGTCAGGCATCCTGTGAAGGGGAGGACATGGAGTATGACTCTGAGTCAGATACAGTATCTAGCATAGGTGAAGCTTCCAATAGGAACACAGATCTCTATTCTTTGGAGGAAATCAATCATTTTCTggatgtgacatttaaaaagtctgttAGACTGAATGACTACTTCAGTGACACTGAAAAGTTCATCAGATCGGTTAATGTACTGAAAAGATTGGTCGGTTTTGACCTCTTGGATGAAAAGAAACGCTTTCGCCTCAAAAAGCATATTACAATTCTGAGGAAAGCGAGAAAAGGTAAAACTGCTAAGAAGACTAAAAAGTAACATGATCATGTACCACACggtgtttttcctcttttattgtttcttgcTTTGTTCATTGtatctgtttctcttctctgaCCGCTATGCAGAGCCTTAAAATAGGGTCTTTGAACATCAAtggtggagggagagacagacacaaaaggGCATTAATCTCTGAAGTCGCCACTCAAAAAAGGGTTGATGTGCTGTTTTTGCAGGAGACTCATACTAATCCAGCAGACGAGATAGATTGGGGTTTATGGTGGGAGGGTTCATGTACCCTTAGTCATGGCACCAACCTTAGTGCAGGGGTAGCTGTTCTGTTCAGAAAAGATGCCAATGTAAAGGTTCTATCCTCTACTGAGGTGGTGAAGGGCAGGTTTTTGATAGTCAGGGCAGAAATAGAGGGCTCTGTGTTCTGCTTTGCTAACATTTATGCCCCAAATCGAGGAACAGAAAGAGTGGGTTTTTTCGCCCTGCTGGAAAGTGAGGTGGGGAATTACCAGCATGATCATTTCATCTTTGGCGGGGATTTTAATTGTACCCTGGATTTTACTATAGACAGGACAAGTGAAGAACCCCACCCACAGTCATCCCAGAGCCTTAGCGGTGTCATCGCACACCTGGATCTGTTGGACACATGGAGGGTAAAACACCCCCAATCCAGACAATACACATGGGTGAGGGTCCGCAATAACAGGGTAAGTGCAGCTAGACTAGATAGGATCTACGTTTCCAAAAGTCTCAGCTCTAGATTAATCAAAAGTTACATAAGTCCAGTTGGCTTCACTGACCATCACTATGTCAGCGTAGATTTGGTCATTTCGCCAGGTGAAAGGGTGCGGTCCTACTGGTCTTTTAACAGTAAACTTCTGCAGGACCGTACTTTCTGCAAAAGCTTTGAGAATTTTTGGCAGCAGTGGAAATCTAGGAAAGcagattttgtttctttgaagcTGTGGTGGGAAGTTGGCAAGGCCCAAATTCGTGTTTTTTGCCAGCAATATACCTCTCACTCGACTGCTAGGATAAAGGCAGCAATTCAGGAGCTTGAAGTCAGTATTAGGAACATTGAAAAGGGGTCACACAGGGTTTTGGATCCCACCACGGGTCATCGGCTGCAGGAGAAGAGATTGGAGTTGAGCTCCCTCCTGCAGGAGAGAGTGAAGGGAGCTCTTGTCAGGTCTCGCTTCCTCCAGCTAAAGGATATGGATGCCCCAAGCTCTTTCTTCTTCAATCTGGAGAGATCGGTGGCACAGAGGAAGCAGATGACCTGCCTTAAGCTTCCTGGAGGCAGAGTGACTACCAGTCCGGGTGAGATGAGGACCCATGCGATGGATTTCTACGCGGACCTCTTTGGGGCAGAGCAGTGTAGCATGGAGTGCCGTGAGGAGCTCCTGGAGGGACTTCCTCAACTCATCCCAGGAGAGAAAGCTGCTCTGGACTCTGAGCTGACTCTGGACGAGTTGACAGCCGCTGTCAATCAGATGGCATCAGGGCGGGCACCAGGGATTGATGGTCTCTCCACTGACTTTTACAAGCGGTTCTGGAATATCCTTGGACATGATTTACATGGGGTTTTATTGGAATGTTTCAGAACAGGAT
It includes:
- the LOC129117029 gene encoding LOW QUALITY PROTEIN: cilia- and flagella-associated protein 77-like (The sequence of the model RefSeq protein was modified relative to this genomic sequence to represent the inferred CDS: deleted 1 base in 1 codon), with product MNSKIRTTNTITTFTFIIFITFITDGSMSSPRVGVVRDSMLTNPLHIKASLGQSRSRGLTVPGPEFTYGISSGSLGDGGVAEVLSNWRVQSRRGDSAPHRPLVPDFVSLNRDAVKSGLVTSKELSQYRAQGGGARRQNPAPEHQEDVASWRPEVPDITFGVTTRPSSPLSDLLSHQYARRWKEEQLSRNRTGNHKQLQRVKPGSIPDTRTSLLRRSRALPVTQKPFTLTRFSQVAPAVDTFRDQEARLRGVRAHQSDSVSRRGVHGLGTYSLD